In Brettanomyces bruxellensis chromosome 8, complete sequence, a genomic segment contains:
- the VAC8 gene encoding Vacuolar protein 8 (BUSCO:EOG09261JUE): MGCCMSCLRRKEDDNLYRQLLADNERDAISALLEYLENRSEVDFFSDGPLKALSTLVYSDNIDLQRSAALAFAEITEKEARAVSREVLEPLLILLQSSDQEVQRAACAALGNLAINDDNKVLIVEMGGLTPLIRQMLSPDIEVQCNAVGCVTNLATQDANKAKIAQSGALIPLTRLAKSPDLRVQRNATGALLNMTHSPENRKQLVDTGSVPVLVDLLSSPDADIQYYCTTALSNIAVDAENRKMLAATEPKLVGRLVQLMDSASPRVQCQATLALRNLASDALYQLEIVRSGGLSNLVALLKSQHEPLVLAAVACIRNISIHPLNERPIVDAGFLGPLVDLVDYTDNPEIQCHAVSSLRNLAASSDANRRALVDAGAVAKCMRIVLASPDSVQSEISACFAILALADNLKARLLAMGILDVLIPLTRSQNPEVCGNSAAALANLCSRVDDYSAILKCYPGISDFISRFLAGSNLTFEHIALWTVIQLLESGNDQVCALVKADIDHGNISLASASASAGQAAAPDPGASSPPADSDPAAANEIANLVQQIVELVK, encoded by the coding sequence ATGGGTTGTTGCATGAGCTGTCTCCGGAGAAAGGAGGACGATAACTTGTACAGGCAGCTGCTCGCAGACAACGAGAGAGATGCGATCTCGGCGTTACTCGAGTACCTCGAGAACAGAAGTGAGGTGGACTTCTTCTCGGACGGCCCGCTCAAGGCCCTCAGCACGTTGGTATACTCGGACAACATCGATCTCCAGAGGAGTGCGGCCCTCGCGTTTGCGGAGATCACAGAGAAGGAGGCCCGGGCGGTTTCACGGGAGGTGTTGGAGCCACTGCTGATCCTCTTGCAGAGCTCGGACCAGGAGGTGCAGAGGGCGGCCTGTGCAGCGTTGGGCAACCTGGCGATCAACGACGACAACAAGGTTCTGATCGTGGAGATGGGGGGCCTCACGCCGCTGATCCGGCAGATGCTGTCGCCGGACATCGAGGTGCAGTGCAACGCGGTGGGGTGCGTGACGAACTTGGCGACGCAGGACGCCAACAAGGCGAAAATCGCACAGTCCGGGGCTCTCATTCCGCTCACGAGGCTCGCAAAGTCGCCGGACCTGCGTGTGCAGAGAAATGCCACTGGGGCGTTGCTCAACATGACACACTCGCCGGAAAACAGGAAGCAGCTTGTGGACACGGGGTCTGTTCCCGTGCTGGTGGACCTGCTCTCGAGCCCGGATGCAGACATCCAGTATTACTGCACAACGGCTTTGTCGAACATTGCGGTTGATGCCGAGAACAGGAAGATGCTGGCTGCGACCGAGCCGAAGCTCGTGGGCCGGCTTGTGCAGCTTATGGACTCGGCCAGCCCCCGCGTGCAGTGCCAGGCCACGTTGGCCCTCCGGAACCTCGCCTCCGACGCCCTGTACCAGCTGGAAATTGTGCGTTCCGGTGGCCTCTCCAACCTCGTGGCCCTACTCAAGTCCCAGCACGAGCCCTTGGTGCTGGCTGCCGTTGCCTGCATCCGTAACATCTCCATCCACCCGCTCAACGAGCGGCCCATCGTCGATGCCGGCTTTCTGGGCCCCTTGGTCGACCTTGTCGACTACACAGACAACCCGGAGATCCAGTGCCACGCCGTTTCCAGCCTCCGCAACCTCGCAGCCAGCAGCGACGCCAACCGGAGGGCCCTGGTCGATGCTGGGGCCGTCGCTAAGTGCATGAGGATCGTGCTCGCGTCGCCTGACTCCGTCCAGAGCGAGATCTCCGCCTGCTTCGCCATCCTCGCCTTGGCCGACAACTTGAAGGCCCGGCTCTTGGCAATGGGCATCCTAGACGTGCTCATCCCACTCACCCGGTCTCAGAACCCGGAGGTCTGCGGAAACTCTGCCGCCGCCTTGGCCAACTTGTGCTCCCGCGTCGACGACTACTCCGCCATCTTGAAGTGCTATCCGGGCATCTCCGACTTCATCTCGCGGTTCCTCGCCGGCTCCAACCTCACTTTTGAGCACATAGCCCTCTGGACCGTCATCCAGTTGTTGGAGTCTGGAAATGACCAGGTCTGTGCTCTCGTCAAGGCCGATATTGACCACGGTAACATCTCTTTGGCCTCGGCCTCGGCCTCTGCTGGGCAAGCTGCTGCTCCTGATCCGGGTGCCTCTTCGCCTCCCGCTGACTCCGATCCTGCTGCTGCAAACGAGATCGCAAACTTGGTCCAGCAGATCGTCGAGCTCGTCAAGTAG
- a CDS encoding uncharacterized protein (BUSCO:EOG092602UY), translated as MTQSEAVNSSNGEKIDKEMPIKEVPEAGEKGSRKEETKAEETKDEAKDEENEKSKDEVLKAEETKDKETTDKETKNEETKAEETKDEKSKDEEPKNEEPQDEEPKDEEPKDEEPKNKEPQDEEPQDKEPKDEENNVIKNNQSDIAAKAPNGTGRNRSSTSSSYTINEAAGITFLKDTLEKLIAIKEIAKKQKELVASAKEAIKILESGEIPPEAKIFDPLKRACEQKNIEGRILALDCLGKIFTFNIFNSKVYVEYRQGKESGAEVESASEGAEGGKVPLIDALIGVISTCFDGEGTDERVELQIIRVLTAAVVNKAMPVHGKALLQAVRQLYNIFLLSLSPANQGIAQATLMQVVSMVFDRVSKGIKEGEERGEDKEGGEEEEEEEEEGEDKEGKEEVIGEDKEGNDKEGKEEVKDGKDHEDNDKDKDNEGIDTTPNNLPITLKQMQQVPKDVLKLTEDTADNDLDTWTRDAFLILRSMCNLSAKTIENEAVDMRSHAMRSKLISLYIVYFAMKNNGDLMRSGRCKVGKTRFVDAIKKHICLVLSRNSSSQIGPVYEVALEIFWQMVSRHREQFKYEIAVFFEEVYRPISEMQASTAHQKRYLLHVVADRLCRDGNALVELYLNYDCDAAMPNLCEEVVNLLARHAVARVDATPGQRLAYRESLTRGLATYGVEAVPELSTNRLASRAPVPESEARYPVGYALKMCAIGGLVRFLESIGGDGGATTGAFEAEGEESESGRDDKGRDDIGNGNKGSGNENGLASIASTATSAVSIASREGEENTNSPSIHSDRYSQSIHSDRYSQSISSVANSNTPWDSSKIKKTAFLECVRQFQFSPKKGLKSFAANNFLPDSAPETVARFLLDTKALDKSAIGEFLGSGDDRNVAIMHAFVDRMDFRGMQFMQALRGFLQHFRLPGESQKIDRFMLKFAEKYVSDNPGSFANADTVYVLSYSVVMLNTDLHSPQVKQRMTLEEFVRNNRGIDDGSDLDRGLLEGIYRDIQEHEIVLDSERGLRTAVESGVEAGLGSPVQSGAPGGIPGASALLFGVSRSLARQAYERASREMASNTERAVQSLGEARGGPGAAGEAPGESVPRFYRVPPGTDTREYARSMFGNLWMSFLAALTPPFKEYDDTDTAKLLLQGMRLSIHLACVLGVDYARTSFMRALVQFTCINSPADISGKCVDAVCTLLDVAIADQNALKTSWRLVFVVISQVERLRLLSRGVDAVPDLLQARIEGESEVNRNSSSSSPQKIHPDSAARLNSTHMDVAIDQVFAKSSQIHGDAIFDFLAGLSEVAREEINSSAHSPEPRMFSLQKLVDVCYYNMGRIRVQWSAMWAVLNETFSEFGCNDNRAVCFFAIDSLRQMAVRFFSIDELAHFKFQKDFLQPFSYIIRHNSDVQVRDMVLDCVHYLVAKNSATIRSGWASLLGILTDAAVNDDEEAFVSKGFRYASSICHHHLAQVRAQEAFGALVVCLTEYAKNDRFQKVSLQALHDIRGLVGVVGATEGPETTPDSWFNLLYAFHDVIMEGEDLEVRAQALDDLFNTLLKYGSSFDRDFWYRISNQILFPIFAILSQHWQLSTNQEDLWVWLSSTLIQALRRMITLFTTFYPTLCGMLDGYLNLLVSCICQENETISKVGISCLQELLLSNILRFADAQWVQIDKTFAKLFALTRATELFEADPKQSVPSLTVGEEESEEEDDEESEEEEENDESVEEDENESQQNDNINSLSMSRQKSTIVIKCVLQLHMIQTLSELFDNDSFYSNTPVPHLLNLAELLFQSYDFARSFNLDYNLRVRLWNSGVTDKLPNLLKQETSAVGVFISISFRLYSDVQKTDSATRKTIGTRLMPLSVTLLHRYAQFDEQEQARSIQNWVPVVVETVQACTEMDPDDFRTVCPMVYDYVLAIFDKSIDQNLRLSLHDFFARVGSIYLEKHQVRTK; from the coding sequence ATGACCCAAAGTGAGGCAGTGAACTCTTCTAACGGGGAGAAGATAGATAAGGAGATGCCTATTAAGGAGGTTCCAGAGGCTGGTGAGAAGGGAAgtagaaaagaagaaaccAAGGCAGAAGAGACTAAAGATGAGGctaaagatgaagaaaatgagaagTCCAAAGATGAAGTGCTTAAAGCTGAGGAGACCAAGGATAAAGAGACTACAGACAAAGAGACTAAAAATGAGGAAACTAAAGCTGAGGAAACGAAAGATGAGAAGTCTAAAGATGAGGAGCCTAAAAATGAAGAGcctcaagatgaagagcctaaagatgaagagcctaaagatgaagagcctaaaaataaagagcctcaagatgaagagccACAAGATAAAGAGCctaaagatgaagaaaacaatgTTATCAAAAATAACCAATCTGATATTGCAGCAAAAGCACCAAATGGAACAGGCAGGAACAGATCATCAACCTCAAGCTCCTACACCATTAATGAAGCAGCTGGAATCACCTTTCTCAAAGATACTCTAGAGAAGTTAATAGCAATCAAAGAAATcgcaaaaaagcagaaagaactCGTGGCTTCGGCAAAGGAGGCAATCAAGATATTGGAATCGGGAGAGATACCCCCGGAAGCGAAGATATTTGATCCTTTAAAGCGGGCCTGCGAACAGAAGAACATTGAGGGCCGAATTTTGGCATTGGACTGCTTGGGAAAAATCTTCACgttcaatattttcaacagCAAGGTGTATGTTGAGTACCGGCAGGGAAAGGAGAGTGGTGCAGAGGTGGAATCTGCCTCTGAGGGAGCAGAGGGCGGCAAGGTTCCGCTTATCGATGCGCTTATCGGGGTGATAAGCACTTGCTTTGATGGAGAAGGTACGGATGAGAGGGTAGAACTTCAGATAATCCGCGTTCTTACTGCTGCAGTTGTGAACAAGGCGATGCCGGTTCATGGGAAGGCACTTCTGCAGGCTGTGCGGCAGCTTTACAAcatatttttgctttctttatcGCCTGCGAATCAGGGGATAGCACAGGCGACATTGATGCAGGTTGTGAGTATGGTGTTTGATAGGGTTAGCAAGGGGATAAAGGAgggagaagaaagaggagaagataaggaaggaggagaagaagaagaagaagaagaagaagaaggagaagataaagaaggaaaagaagaagttataggagaagataaagaaggaaacgataaagaaggaaaagaagaagttaaagatggaaaagatcatgaagataatgataaagataaagataatGAAGGAATAGATACCACCCCTAACAATCTCCCTATAACCCTCAAACAAATGCAACAGGTGCCTAAAGACGTCCTAAAACTGACAGAAGACACTGCAGACAACGACCTTGACACGTGGACCAGAGACGCGTTCCTCATCCTGCGTTCGATGTGCAACTTGTCGGCAAAGACGATCGAGAACGAGGCGGTGGACATGAGGTCGCACGCAATGCGGTCGAAGCTGATCTCCTTGTACATCGTGTACTTCGCAATGAAGAACAACGGCGACCTGATGAGAAGCGGGCGGTGCAAGGTGGGGAAAACACGGTTTGTGGACGCGATCAAGAAGCATATCTGCCTGGTTCTGTCACGAAACTCATCCTCACAGATCGGCCCAGTGTACGAGGTGGCCCTGGAGATATTCTGGCAGATGGTGAGCCGGCACAGGGAGCAGTTCAAGTACGAGATAGCGGTGTTCTTCGAGGAGGTGTACCGGCCAATCAGCGAGATGCAGGCGTCGACGGCCCACCAAAAGCGGTATTTGCTGCATGTGGTGGCCGATAGGCTTTGCCGGGACGGCAATGCGTTGGTGGAGTTGTACTTGAACTACGACTGCGACGCGGCGATGCCGAATCTGTGTGAGGAGGTGGTGAACCTGCTTGCCCGGCACGCGGTGGCCCGGGTGGACGCCACACCGGGGCAACGGCTGGCCTACCGGGAGAGTCTTACGCGGGGGCTGGCCACGTACGGCGTGGAGGCCGTGCCGGAGCTCAGCACGAACCGGCTGGCGAGCCGGGCGCCTGTGCCTGAGTCGGAGGCCCGGTACCCGGTGGGGTATGCGTTGAAGATGTGTGCGATAGGGGGGTTGGTGAGGTTTTTGGAGAGTATAGGTGGCGACGGTGGCGCAACCACCGGAGCCTTTGAAgcagaaggtgaagaaagtgaaagtgGAAGAGATGATAAAGGAAGAGATGATATAGGAAATGGTAATAAAGGAAGCGGTAATGAAAATGGCTTGGCGAGTATTGCCAGCACAGCGACAAGTGCGGTGAGTATAGCCAGCAGAGAAGGAGAGGAAAACACAAACTCACCAAGTATTCACTCCGATAGATACTCGCAAAGCATTCACTCAGATAGATACTCACAAAGCATCAGCTCGGTTGCAAACTCCAACACCCCGTGGGACTCCAgcaaaatcaagaaaacagCATTTCTCGAATGCGTCCGGCAGTTCCAGTTCTCGCCGAAGAAAGGACTCAAGTCGTTCGCAGCAAACAACTTTCTTCCCGACTCGGCCCCAGAAACGGTGGCCCGGTTCCTGTTGGATACGAAAGCGCTCGACAAATCGGCAATCGGCGAGTTCCTCGGGTCCGGAGATGACCGAAACGTGGCAATCATGCACGCGTTCGTGGACCGGATGGACTTCCGGGGCATGCAGTTCATGCAGGCGTTGCGTGGGTTCTTGCAGCACTTCCGTCTCCCCGGGGAGTCGCAGAAGATCGACCGGTTCATGCTCAAGTTCGCGGAGAAGTACGTTTCCGACAACCCGGGCAGCTTTGCCAACGCAGACACGGTGTACGTGCTCTCGTACTCAGTGGTGATGCTCAACACGGACCTCCACTCGCCGCAGGTCAAGCAGCGGATGACCCTCGAGGAGTTTGTTCGGAACAACCGCGGCATTGACGACGGCAGCGACTTGGACCGGGGGCTGCTTGAGGGTATCTACCGGGACATCCAGGAGCACGAGATCGTGCTGGACAGCGAGCGGGGGCTGCGGACCGCGGTGGAGTCCGGCGTGGAGGCCGGGCTGGGCAGCCCGGTGCAGTCTGGGGCCCCAGGTGGCATACCGGGAGCGTCCGCGTTGCTTTTCGGTGTCAGCAGGAGCCTCGCCCGGCAGGCGTACGAGCGGGCATCGCGTGAGATGGCCAGCAACACGGAGCGGGCCGTGCAATCACTCGGGGAGGCACGGGGCGGCCCTGGGGCAGCCGGCGAGGCCCCAGGGGAGTCCGTGCCGCGGTTCTACCGCGTGCCACCCGGTACGGACACCAGGGAGTACGCCCGGTCGATGTTCGGCAACCTGTGGATGTCATTTCTTGCCGCGTTGACCCCGCCATTCAAGGAGTACGACGACACGGACACGGCCAAGCTGCTCTTGCAGGGCATGAGGCTGTCGATCCACCTCGCGTGCGTCCTGGGCGTCGACTACGCCCGGACCTCGTTCATGCGGGCCCTCGTGCAGTTCACCTGCATCAACAGCCCGGCAGATATCTCCGGCAAGTGCGTCGACGCCGTGTGCACGCTGCTCGACGTGGCCATCGCCGACCAGAACGCCTTGAAGACGTCCTGGCGGTTGGTGTTTGTGGTTATTTCGCAGGTCGAGCGGTTGAGGCTGCTTTCGCGGGGGGTTGACGCTGTTCCCGATCTTCTGCAGGCGCGGATTGAGGGGGAAAGTGAAGTTAATAGGAATAGTAGCAGCTCCTCCCCCCAGAAAATCCATCCCGACTCTGCAGCCAGGCTCAACTCTACCCACATGGACGTGGCCATCGACCAGGTGTTCGCCAAAAGCTCGCAGATCCACGGAGACGCGATCTTCGACTTCCTCGCCGGACTCAGCGAGGTCGCCAGAGAGGAGATCAACTCGTCCGCACACAGCCCCGAGCCCCGGATGTTCTCGCTCCAGAAGTTGGTCGACGTGTGCTACTACAACATGGGCCGGATCAGGGTGCAGTGGTCCGCCATGTGGGCCGTGCTCAACGAGACGTTCAGCGAGTTCGGCTGCAACGACAACCGTGCCGTGTGCTTCTTTGCCATCGACTCACTCCGCCAGATGGCCGTCCGGTTCTTCTCCATCGACGAGTTGGCCCACTTCAAGTTCCAGAAGGACTTCTTGCAGCCCTTCAGCTACATCATCCGCCACAACTCCGACGTCCAGGTCCGCGACATGGTGCTCGACTGCGTCCACTACTTGGTGGCCAAGAACTCCGCCACCATCCGCTCCGGCTGGGCCTCCTTGCTCGGCATTTTGACCGATGCTGCCGTCAACGACGACGAAGAGGCCTTTGTGTCCAAGGGCTTCCGGTACGCCAGCTCCATCTGCCACCACCACCTCGCCCAGGTCCGTGCCCAGGAGGCGTTCGGTGCTCTCGTTGTCTGCCTCACCGAGTACGCCAAGAACGACCGGTTCCAGAAGGTCAGTCTCCAGGCTCTCCACGACATTCGCGGGCTCGTGGGTGTCGTGGGTGCCACTGAGGGCCCGGAAACCACCCCAGACTCCTGGTTCAACCTCCTCTACGCGTTCCACGACGTCATCATGGAGGGCGAGGACCTCGAGGTCCGAGCACAGGCCTTGGACGACTTGTTCAACACCCTCCTCAAGTACGGCTCGTCCTTCGACCGCGACTTCTGGTACCGCATCAGCAACCAGATCCTCTTCCCGATCTTCGCCATCCTCAGCCAGCACTGGCAGCTCTCCACCAACCAGGAGGACCTCTGGGTCTGGCTCTCGTCCACCCTCATCCAGGCCTTGCGGAGGATGATCACGCTTTTCACCACCTTCTATCCCACACTCTGCGGCATGCTTGATGGCTACTTGAACCTTCTAGTGTCCTGCATCTGCCAGGAGAACGAGACCATCTCCAAGGTGGGCATCTCCTGCCTCCAGGAGCTTCTTTTGAGCAACATTCTGCGCTTTGCCGATGCCCAGTGGGTGCAGATCGACAAGACTTTTGCCAAGCTGTTTGCTCTGACCCGGGCCACCGAGCTGTTTGAGGCTGATCCGAAGCAGAGCGTGCCTTCGTTGACTGTGGGGGAGGAAGAGAgcgaggaagaagatgatgaagagagcgaggaggaagaggaaaatgatGAGAGCGtggaggaagatgaaaatgaatccCAACAGAACGACAACATCAACTCTCTCTCTATGTCAAGACAGAAGTCCACCATCGTCATCAAGTGCGTCCTCCAACTTCACATGATCCAGACCCTCTCTGAGTTGTTCGATAACGACTCCTTCTACTCCAACACCCCCGTTCCTCACCTGCTCAACCTGGCAgagcttcttttccaatcCTACGACTTTGCCCGCAGCTTCAACCTCGATTACAACTTGCGTGTCCGGCTTTGGAACTCCGGCGTCACCGACAAGCTCCCCAACTTGCTGAAACAGGAGACTTCCGCCGTCGGTGTCTTCATCAGCATCAGCTTCAGGCTATACAGCGACGTGCAAAAAACTGACTCTGCAACCAGAAAAACTATCGGCACCAGACTCATGCCATTGAGTGTCACGCTTTTGCACAGATACGCCCAGTTCGATGAGCAAGAACAGGCTAGAAGCATCCAGAATTGGGTCCCTGTGGTTGTCGAAACTGTCCAGGCCTGCACGGAAATGGATCCCGACGATTTCCGCACCGTTTGCCCAATGGTCTACGACTACGTCTTGGCGATATTCGATAAATCCATCGATCAGAACCTCAGACTGTCTTTGCACGATTTCTTCGCCCGGGTGGGTTCTATCTACCTGGAAAAACACCAAGTTAGAACTAAGTAA